One genomic segment of Vibrio quintilis includes these proteins:
- the mukB gene encoding chromosome partition protein MukB — translation MIERGKYQSLTMINWNGFFARTFDIDGLVTTLSGGNGAGKSTTMAAFITALIPDQSLLHFRNTTEAGSSQSSRDKGLHGKLQPGVCYAALDVVNSRKQRLLFAVKLQQVAGRDKKVDIKPFLIQGLPSHIRPTDILIEGVSDQQARVRQINEVKECSLAHEGVQFKAFQSVVDYHAQMFEFGVVPKKMRSGADRSKFYRLIEASLYGGISSAITRSLRDYLLPQNGGVKKAFQDMEAALRENRMTLEAIKTTQNDRDLFKHLITESTHYVAADYMRHANERRSKVEQALSHRQTLFGAQQTLSRHSELLSQVSAELEELSGQESALEQDYQSASDYLQLVQNALRQREKIERYREDLEELKERLEEQLMVVEESQEQVAQTEEQATIYEDEVDSLKSQLADYQQALDIQQTRALQYQQALNALEKAQDLSGDPTLSAENASEKIQALNQEQSEMTTRLLQLKHRLDLAAAAASQFDQAFALIQSIVPGVDRQSAFQSATQVVAKAEQARRQVEQQHHWISQQSEVRRQLTQQKQARDYAESYCSQFQVTPDVLNPEEEREKHHQLSESLEEEIAVIREDRTTLRNEQQNYQEEIRRLEKVAPQWIISHNALENLREQSGEPLPDQQAVLLQMQQMLEQEKTQSAEKDRLAQQRRDIEKEIEQLASPGGANDARLKGIADVLGGVLLSEIYDDITIDDAPYFSAMYGPARHAIVVSDLSGVKERLSELDDCPEDLYIIEGDIDAFDDSAFDAEEFEGAVCVRLNDNQLRYSRFPEIPLFGRAAREMRLDQLRAERDDIVEAYAKVSFDTQKSQRLYQACQEFMTTHMTNAFQDDPEQALLQLREKNTQISRSVSEMETKEQQFRSRLQQSREGLSLIDKIEPYAHMLDDDSLAERSAEIEQNLGALDDAKQFLNRHGKNIELLKSSISSLESDPEQYGALEEECQQADQALQDVKARIFALSDLAERRHHLNYADAIDLVNQGDAFSEQLKAKLAQAEIQRTESRSAYKQAQSQAVQYQQVMASLKSAHQSKLETVQEFEQELQSFGVNTDESALERAEFRKNELYEKLHVSRQRQHELERTVTSTELEMNTLTKQLKKVTKDYAELRTFIVNAKAGWCSVLRLARTHDVERRLHKRELAYLSGSELRSMSDKALGALRLAVADNDTLRDSLRLSEDNAKPERKVLFYIDVYQHLRERIRQDIIRTDDPVEAIEEMEVELGRLTDELTQREANLAISSESVASIIRKTIQREQNRIRMLNQGLSNIHFGQVNGVRLNVKVRESHEMLLSGLAEQQDQHQDLFSSSRLTFSESMAKLFQRVNPHVDMGQRSPQVLGEELLDYRNYLELNVEVNRGADGWLQAESGALSTGEAIGTGQSILLMVVQSWEEESRRLRNKEIVPCRLLFLDEAARLDAKSISTLFELCDRLDMQLLIAAPENISPEKGTTYKLVRKVFKDHEHVHVVGLRGFASGESEHREAEEVSLETTLS, via the coding sequence ATGATTGAAAGAGGTAAATATCAATCACTGACAATGATCAACTGGAATGGTTTTTTCGCACGGACTTTTGATATCGACGGTTTGGTGACGACACTGTCCGGCGGAAATGGTGCCGGTAAATCAACCACCATGGCCGCATTTATTACGGCGTTGATACCGGATCAGAGTTTGCTTCATTTCAGAAATACCACAGAAGCGGGAAGCTCCCAGTCTTCAAGAGATAAAGGTTTACACGGTAAGCTTCAGCCCGGTGTCTGTTATGCAGCACTTGATGTAGTGAATTCGCGCAAGCAGCGTCTTTTGTTTGCGGTTAAACTTCAACAGGTTGCGGGCCGGGACAAGAAAGTAGATATCAAACCGTTCTTAATTCAGGGGCTGCCAAGCCATATCCGGCCAACGGACATTCTGATTGAAGGCGTTTCTGATCAGCAGGCGCGGGTGCGTCAGATAAATGAAGTCAAAGAATGTTCTCTGGCCCATGAAGGGGTGCAGTTTAAGGCATTTCAATCGGTTGTCGATTATCATGCGCAAATGTTTGAATTTGGGGTTGTTCCTAAGAAAATGCGCTCAGGGGCGGATCGCTCAAAATTCTACCGGTTGATCGAAGCATCGCTATATGGCGGTATTTCCAGTGCCATAACCCGATCATTACGTGATTACCTGTTACCGCAAAATGGTGGGGTGAAGAAAGCATTTCAGGACATGGAAGCCGCACTGCGGGAAAACCGTATGACGCTGGAAGCGATCAAAACCACCCAGAATGATAGGGATTTGTTCAAACACCTGATTACTGAATCGACCCATTATGTTGCCGCTGACTATATGCGTCATGCCAATGAACGGAGAAGCAAGGTCGAACAGGCATTGTCTCATCGTCAGACGTTGTTTGGGGCGCAGCAGACGTTGTCCCGCCATAGCGAATTACTGAGTCAGGTTTCGGCTGAACTGGAAGAGTTATCAGGGCAGGAGTCAGCGCTTGAGCAAGATTACCAAAGTGCTTCTGATTATCTTCAGCTGGTGCAGAATGCACTGCGTCAACGTGAGAAAATCGAACGCTACCGCGAAGATCTGGAAGAACTGAAGGAACGACTTGAAGAACAACTCATGGTAGTTGAGGAGTCTCAGGAACAAGTCGCTCAGACGGAAGAGCAGGCGACTATCTACGAAGATGAAGTCGACAGTCTCAAATCACAGCTGGCGGACTATCAGCAGGCTCTGGACATTCAGCAGACCCGTGCGCTGCAATATCAACAGGCTTTGAATGCGCTGGAAAAGGCGCAGGATCTTTCCGGCGACCCAACGCTATCGGCAGAAAATGCTTCAGAAAAAATTCAGGCACTGAATCAGGAACAGTCAGAGATGACGACCCGGCTGTTGCAGCTGAAACATCGTTTGGATCTGGCCGCTGCGGCTGCTTCGCAATTTGACCAGGCATTTGCACTGATTCAGTCCATTGTCCCGGGTGTTGACCGTCAGTCTGCATTTCAAAGTGCCACACAAGTGGTTGCAAAAGCAGAACAGGCCAGACGACAGGTTGAGCAACAACATCACTGGATCAGCCAGCAATCTGAAGTGAGACGTCAGCTGACGCAGCAAAAACAGGCGCGTGACTATGCTGAGTCTTATTGTTCGCAATTTCAGGTGACTCCGGATGTGCTGAATCCGGAAGAAGAACGTGAAAAACATCACCAATTGTCTGAATCACTGGAAGAAGAGATTGCTGTTATCCGGGAGGACCGGACGACATTACGCAATGAACAACAGAATTATCAGGAAGAGATCCGCCGTTTAGAGAAAGTGGCACCGCAATGGATTATTTCTCATAATGCGCTGGAAAACCTCAGAGAACAGAGTGGCGAACCTCTGCCAGATCAGCAGGCTGTTCTATTGCAGATGCAGCAAATGCTTGAGCAGGAAAAAACACAGTCGGCAGAGAAAGATCGGCTGGCTCAACAGCGCAGAGACATTGAGAAAGAGATCGAACAGCTGGCTTCTCCCGGAGGTGCCAATGATGCCCGGCTCAAAGGTATCGCTGATGTTCTGGGTGGCGTGTTGCTGTCAGAAATTTACGATGATATCACGATTGATGATGCGCCTTACTTTAGTGCCATGTACGGCCCGGCCCGTCATGCGATTGTGGTATCGGATCTCAGCGGTGTAAAGGAGCGGTTGTCTGAGCTGGATGACTGCCCGGAAGATCTGTATATCATTGAGGGTGACATCGATGCGTTTGATGACAGCGCATTTGATGCGGAAGAATTTGAAGGTGCAGTGTGTGTCAGATTAAATGACAATCAGCTGCGCTACTCACGTTTCCCGGAAATTCCTTTGTTTGGCCGGGCGGCCAGAGAGATGCGCCTGGATCAGTTGCGGGCAGAGCGTGACGACATTGTTGAGGCGTATGCTAAAGTGTCGTTCGATACGCAAAAGTCGCAACGTTTGTATCAGGCCTGTCAGGAATTTATGACGACGCATATGACGAACGCGTTTCAGGATGATCCGGAACAGGCGTTATTGCAGTTACGGGAGAAAAATACTCAGATTTCCCGTTCTGTAAGTGAGATGGAAACGAAAGAGCAGCAGTTCAGGAGTCGTTTACAACAGTCCAGAGAGGGTTTATCCCTGATTGATAAAATTGAGCCTTATGCACATATGCTTGATGATGACTCGCTTGCCGAAAGAAGCGCAGAAATTGAGCAGAATCTGGGTGCACTGGATGATGCTAAACAGTTCTTAAACCGTCACGGTAAAAATATTGAGCTTCTGAAGTCATCTATAAGCTCACTTGAAAGTGACCCGGAACAATATGGTGCGCTGGAGGAGGAATGTCAGCAAGCCGATCAGGCATTGCAGGATGTGAAAGCCAGAATATTCGCCTTGTCTGATCTGGCAGAGCGCCGGCATCATTTGAATTATGCGGATGCAATTGATTTGGTCAATCAGGGGGATGCATTCAGTGAACAACTGAAAGCAAAACTGGCACAGGCAGAGATTCAGCGGACTGAATCCAGAAGCGCTTATAAACAGGCACAAAGTCAGGCCGTTCAGTATCAGCAGGTGATGGCTTCTTTAAAAAGTGCACATCAGTCCAAGCTGGAAACCGTGCAGGAGTTTGAGCAGGAATTACAATCGTTTGGTGTGAATACTGATGAAAGCGCACTCGAACGGGCCGAATTCCGCAAAAATGAACTGTATGAGAAGCTACATGTTTCCCGCCAGCGTCAGCATGAACTGGAACGCACGGTCACGTCGACTGAGCTGGAAATGAATACACTGACGAAGCAGCTGAAAAAAGTCACCAAAGACTATGCCGAACTCAGGACGTTTATTGTTAATGCGAAAGCCGGCTGGTGTTCCGTGCTTCGTTTAGCCCGGACTCATGACGTAGAACGGCGGCTGCATAAACGAGAGCTGGCTTATCTGTCCGGCAGTGAATTGCGTTCGATGTCAGATAAAGCTCTGGGTGCACTGCGTTTGGCTGTAGCAGATAATGATACGCTGAGAGACTCGCTGCGTTTATCCGAGGACAATGCAAAACCTGAACGCAAGGTGCTGTTCTATATTGATGTTTATCAGCATCTCAGAGAACGGATTCGTCAGGATATTATCCGCACGGATGATCCGGTGGAAGCGATTGAAGAGATGGAAGTTGAACTGGGCCGTCTGACCGATGAACTGACGCAGCGGGAAGCCAATCTGGCGATTAGTTCTGAGTCGGTCGCCAGCATTATCCGTAAAACCATTCAGCGGGAGCAAAACCGTATCCGGATGCTGAACCAGGGATTGTCTAATATTCATTTTGGTCAGGTCAATGGTGTCCGGCTCAATGTTAAAGTCCGGGAGAGTCATGAAATGTTACTTTCAGGTCTGGCTGAGCAACAGGACCAGCATCAGGATCTGTTCAGCAGCTCCCGGCTGACTTTCTCTGAGTCGATGGCAAAATTATTCCAGCGGGTAAATCCGCATGTCGATATGGGGCAGCGTTCACCTCAGGTATTGGGTGAGGAGCTGCTGGATTATCGTAACTATCTTGAGCTGAATGTTGAAGTCAACCGGGGTGCGGATGGCTGGTTACAGGCGGAATCCGGTGCATTGTCGACCGGTGAAGCAATCGGAACCGGTCAGTCCATTTTATTGATGGTGGTACAAAGCTGGGAAGAAGAATCACGGCGTTTACGGAATAAAGAAATTGTTCCGTGCCGGTTACTGTTTCTGGATGAAGCGGCACGGCTGGATGCGAAGTCCATCTCGACTTTGTTCGAGCTTTGTGACCGGCTGGATATGCAGTTGTTAATCGCTGCGCCGGAAAATATCAGTCCGGAAAAAGGAACAACCTACAAGCTGGTGCGTAAAGTGTTTAAAGATCATGAACATGTACACGTTGTCGGCTTACGGGGTTTTGCTTCTGGCGAATCAGAGCACAGAGAAGCGGAAGAAGTTTCTCTGGAAACGACACTCAGCTGA
- a CDS encoding ribonuclease Z, producing the protein MDILFLGTSAGVPTRKRNVSAIAVTESQGRNWFLVDCGEGTQQQLLRTNLSLNNLQAILITHIHGDHCYGLAGLLASAGMSGRKTPLTIIAPKGIREWVEATQQHTQLYIPYELHFTDVETLTSVNSGLFEIHATALSHRVPSYAYRFTEKMTKTTLDTDKLKSLGISAGPVWGKLKQGQDVDYEGQKLLSCDFVQEHIQQTKAVVCGDNEQPQLLSQFCRDCDVLVHEATYTQDIAAKAGDVGHSYAGLVAEFAASIHLPNLILTHFSPRYQSDPQAPCSIEHIRQEASAIYSGRLYLADDFDRYQLIKDGELRKADV; encoded by the coding sequence ATGGATATTCTTTTTCTTGGTACATCTGCCGGCGTTCCGACCCGAAAAAGGAACGTCAGTGCCATTGCCGTCACTGAAAGTCAGGGACGAAACTGGTTTCTCGTTGACTGTGGCGAAGGTACACAACAGCAATTGTTGAGAACGAATTTATCCCTGAATAACCTGCAGGCAATATTAATTACCCATATTCACGGCGATCATTGCTACGGGCTGGCCGGATTACTGGCCAGTGCCGGTATGAGCGGCCGGAAAACGCCACTCACCATTATCGCTCCCAAAGGCATCCGCGAATGGGTTGAAGCCACACAGCAGCATACGCAGTTATATATTCCTTATGAATTGCACTTCACCGATGTTGAAACACTCACCTCTGTTAATAGTGGGCTATTTGAGATCCATGCAACCGCGCTGTCTCACCGTGTACCATCCTATGCTTACCGCTTTACCGAAAAAATGACTAAAACTACGCTGGATACCGATAAACTGAAATCACTTGGCATTTCGGCAGGACCGGTATGGGGAAAGCTGAAACAAGGTCAGGATGTGGACTATGAGGGACAAAAGTTGCTGTCTTGTGACTTTGTTCAAGAACATATTCAGCAGACAAAAGCCGTCGTCTGCGGCGACAATGAACAACCACAATTGCTCAGTCAGTTTTGCCGGGATTGCGATGTGCTGGTTCATGAAGCCACTTATACGCAAGATATCGCGGCTAAAGCAGGCGATGTCGGACATAGTTATGCTGGTTTGGTTGCTGAATTTGCAGCGTCTATTCATTTACCCAACCTGATTTTGACTCACTTCAGTCCCCGCTATCAGTCAGACCCGCAGGCACCCTGCTCGATTGAGCATATCCGTCAGGAAGCCAGTGCGATTTATTCAGGAAGGCTGTACCTTGCAGATGATTTTGACCGCTATCAGCTGATAAAAGATGGTGAATTAAGAAAAGCTGACGTATAA
- a CDS encoding RICIN domain-containing protein, giving the protein MMALKLLSSGRTPVSFTATVLGLCVASAVYAGDVPGNTVSEIIGVNADLCLGIKGSSTSDGALLQSQKCSGSSFQQWKVVKDSSGYAEIINQGSGQCLDVPGGSSEEGKNLQQWSCSGADNQKWNISDQGNSQYAIISKSSGLAVDVSGASKANGARIIQWKWSGKANQKWTFPSAGATGTSDGVIGFGAGTTGGAGGQVVTVSTPDELKNALCGSSNGNGCTDTTKRIIKVDGLIDFRTTEGKTTAAGCTYSDNNCSYQGKQERILDWSYYCDGRQKYNITYDTAGKNGLLVGSNKTVIGVGAYSGIKGKGLRLTGGVSNIIIRNLSITDINDGIIWAGDAITLDNTKQVWIDHNYFARIGRQMIVSGYGTASKVTISNNYFDGTTDYGHYCNQKHYWVMLLLGDNQSITLASNQFHNTSGRSPKVGKPGDGNNGGVVHMVNNYYDSNFHYGLTTSPYVYTVMEGNYYDSGDHFYPVSDGSVNTLFAPLDSTINTANSACSSVLGRECQPNYDANSPKDFTVKTSVLSQIKQNSNWLNAIRSVKPLDYSKVSSQSFGPKNNISF; this is encoded by the coding sequence ATGATGGCTTTAAAATTATTATCATCTGGCCGGACACCTGTCAGTTTTACGGCGACAGTGCTGGGATTGTGTGTTGCATCTGCTGTATATGCCGGGGACGTGCCCGGAAATACAGTTTCAGAAATTATTGGTGTAAATGCTGATTTATGTCTGGGAATCAAAGGTTCATCCACATCTGACGGCGCGTTACTGCAGAGTCAGAAATGTAGTGGTTCTTCATTTCAGCAGTGGAAGGTGGTTAAGGATTCATCCGGCTATGCAGAAATCATTAACCAGGGTAGCGGACAGTGTCTGGATGTGCCTGGTGGCTCATCGGAAGAAGGCAAAAATTTGCAACAATGGTCTTGTTCCGGGGCTGATAATCAGAAATGGAATATCTCCGATCAAGGGAATTCCCAATACGCAATTATCTCCAAATCAAGTGGTTTAGCCGTTGATGTTTCCGGGGCGAGCAAAGCCAATGGTGCCCGGATTATTCAGTGGAAATGGTCGGGTAAAGCGAATCAGAAATGGACGTTTCCGTCCGCCGGAGCGACGGGAACGTCGGATGGTGTCATTGGTTTTGGCGCAGGAACAACCGGAGGTGCCGGTGGGCAGGTCGTGACTGTCAGCACACCTGATGAGCTGAAGAATGCACTGTGTGGCAGCAGTAATGGCAATGGCTGTACGGATACGACTAAACGTATCATTAAGGTCGACGGTCTGATTGATTTCCGCACTACGGAAGGCAAAACAACAGCTGCGGGTTGTACTTATTCAGATAATAATTGCTCATATCAGGGCAAGCAGGAAAGAATCCTTGACTGGAGTTATTACTGTGATGGTCGCCAGAAATATAACATTACCTATGATACTGCCGGTAAAAACGGCCTGTTAGTAGGTTCCAACAAAACGGTCATCGGTGTCGGAGCATATTCCGGAATTAAAGGGAAAGGTTTGCGTCTGACAGGCGGTGTTTCAAATATCATTATCCGGAACCTTTCTATCACCGACATTAATGACGGTATTATCTGGGCTGGTGATGCGATTACACTGGATAATACAAAACAGGTCTGGATTGATCACAATTATTTTGCCCGTATTGGCCGTCAGATGATTGTCAGTGGGTATGGTACGGCTTCAAAAGTCACTATCTCAAATAATTATTTTGACGGAACAACGGATTACGGCCATTACTGTAATCAGAAACATTACTGGGTCATGCTGTTATTGGGTGATAATCAGTCCATCACGCTGGCAAGTAATCAGTTCCATAATACCTCAGGGCGTTCACCAAAAGTAGGCAAACCGGGTGACGGAAATAATGGTGGTGTGGTTCATATGGTGAATAATTATTATGACAGTAATTTTCACTATGGGTTAACAACAAGTCCATATGTGTATACTGTGATGGAAGGAAACTATTATGATTCCGGCGATCATTTTTATCCTGTGTCTGATGGAAGTGTGAATACATTGTTTGCACCACTGGATTCAACCATTAATACAGCAAATTCTGCCTGTTCCTCAGTATTAGGACGTGAATGTCAGCCGAATTATGATGCGAATTCTCCAAAAGATTTCACAGTGAAAACATCGGTTCTCAGTCAGATTAAACAAAACAGTAACTGGCTGAATGCTATCCGTTCTGTGAAGCCATTAGATTATTCTAAAGTCTCTTCACAATCATTTGGTCCTAAGAATAATATTTCCTTTTAA
- a CDS encoding alpha-L-glutamate ligase-like protein, which produces MILSRLASPFLLKSKGILGMNQRNHSYIGRYNDRARYPLVDDKLKTKIIAEQAGCTVPELIGVIRSQHEVKKIHQLVRQWPSFVIKPACGSGGKGILVIASHQGTTYTKPSGATITEEDLERHISNALAGLFSLGGKNDVAIIENMIQFDSCFNGFSYEGVPDVRVIVFQGYPVMAMIRLSTKASDGKANLHQGAVGVGIDIASGQAVRAVQFGQPVTHHPDTGRDLSELKVPHWERLLVLAASAREMTGLGYIGTDMVLDKEQGPMVLELNARPGLAIQIANGAGLLPRLKHIEHIKPSFAPPSPLQRVRYSQRQFGQNLSCGIKFSEKAIAE; this is translated from the coding sequence ATGATTCTGAGCCGGTTAGCCTCCCCTTTCCTGCTGAAAAGCAAAGGTATTCTGGGTATGAATCAGCGTAATCACAGTTACATCGGACGTTATAATGACCGTGCACGTTACCCTTTGGTTGATGACAAACTGAAGACTAAAATCATCGCAGAACAGGCCGGATGTACTGTGCCTGAACTCATTGGTGTGATCCGCAGTCAGCATGAGGTAAAAAAAATCCATCAGCTTGTCAGGCAGTGGCCTTCTTTCGTGATTAAACCTGCATGTGGCAGTGGCGGGAAAGGTATACTGGTCATTGCTTCTCATCAGGGAACAACCTACACCAAACCTTCTGGCGCAACGATTACCGAAGAAGATTTAGAACGACATATCAGTAATGCACTGGCCGGGCTGTTTTCTCTGGGCGGTAAGAATGATGTGGCTATCATCGAGAACATGATCCAGTTTGATTCATGCTTCAATGGCTTTAGTTATGAAGGTGTGCCTGATGTACGTGTGATTGTTTTTCAGGGCTATCCGGTGATGGCGATGATTCGCCTTTCAACCAAAGCTTCAGACGGGAAGGCAAATCTTCATCAGGGCGCTGTTGGCGTCGGCATTGATATTGCCAGCGGGCAGGCAGTGCGCGCGGTCCAGTTTGGCCAGCCTGTGACGCATCATCCCGATACCGGCCGCGATTTATCTGAACTGAAAGTGCCTCACTGGGAGCGTCTACTGGTACTGGCCGCCAGTGCCCGGGAAATGACCGGGCTGGGCTATATCGGAACCGACATGGTACTTGATAAAGAACAGGGGCCGATGGTGCTGGAACTCAATGCCCGTCCGGGTCTTGCGATTCAAATCGCCAATGGTGCCGGGCTGTTGCCCCGTCTGAAGCATATCGAGCACATCAAACCATCCTTCGCCCCCCCTTCCCCGCTACAACGGGTCAGATATTCACAACGTCAGTTTGGTCAGAATCTTTCCTGCGGCATAAAGTTCAGTGAAAAAGCGATTGCAGAATGA
- a CDS encoding inactive transglutaminase family protein codes for MTSRVPFYICILILIATGVYLSVFRHQVYGVPWTPGETRQVWDIEARIQLYAQGKAVKVSLAAPDTQNGFTLISQSASSPGYGVTYLESEKGRRAEWSVRHASGPQTIYYKTQFLVDPHAQAIPKPPQYPPVPPRFTKPEEAAATALIHHATRLSSDDTTFARELIKALNDTESQNAQLLLNQLAKFKVTQELLSYSGIPNKIVGVLQLKDGRRRQNIEPMNQIWDGKRWVVLNPKTGKQETHPDLLVWDESNISLLDVTGGKNSQVQFSMITQDISAQEATNNKVSADGLLNLSIHSLPLEEQAMFKTIMLIPIGALIVVFLRVIIGLKTSGTFMPVLIAVAFVQTQLLPGIAGFLLIVGTGLIIRSYLSRLNLLLVSRISAVIIAVILMIALFTVLSFRLGISEGLTITFFPMIILSWTIERMSILWEEDGAKEVVLQGGGSLFTAILVYLGMTNSYIQHLTFNFIGIQFIILAVILLLGTYTGYRLTELKRFKPLAEEI; via the coding sequence ATGACCTCACGTGTTCCGTTTTATATTTGTATACTCATCCTGATTGCAACCGGGGTTTATCTGAGTGTATTTCGCCATCAGGTTTACGGTGTGCCATGGACGCCGGGGGAAACGCGTCAGGTCTGGGATATAGAAGCCCGGATCCAGCTCTACGCTCAGGGAAAAGCCGTTAAAGTGTCTCTTGCTGCGCCGGATACTCAAAACGGTTTCACACTCATCAGTCAGTCGGCATCGTCTCCTGGTTACGGCGTCACTTACCTGGAGTCAGAGAAAGGCCGCAGAGCGGAATGGTCAGTCCGCCATGCCAGTGGACCGCAAACCATTTATTACAAGACACAATTTCTGGTCGATCCACATGCTCAGGCGATCCCAAAACCTCCGCAATATCCGCCTGTCCCGCCCAGATTTACCAAACCGGAAGAAGCGGCAGCTACCGCATTGATTCACCATGCCACACGCCTATCATCCGATGACACAACATTTGCCCGAGAGCTCATCAAAGCACTCAATGATACAGAAAGTCAAAACGCTCAGCTGCTTTTAAATCAGCTGGCAAAATTTAAAGTTACCCAGGAACTTCTCTCGTATTCCGGTATTCCCAATAAAATTGTCGGTGTGCTTCAGCTAAAAGACGGCAGACGCCGTCAGAATATCGAGCCCATGAATCAGATCTGGGACGGAAAACGCTGGGTAGTGTTAAATCCTAAAACCGGAAAACAGGAAACGCATCCGGATTTACTGGTCTGGGATGAATCCAATATCTCTTTGCTGGATGTCACCGGCGGCAAGAACAGTCAGGTTCAGTTCAGCATGATTACTCAGGATATTTCCGCTCAGGAAGCGACCAACAATAAAGTCAGTGCAGATGGATTACTGAATCTGTCAATCCACAGCCTGCCGTTAGAAGAACAGGCCATGTTCAAAACGATTATGCTAATCCCGATTGGTGCGCTGATCGTCGTGTTTCTCCGGGTGATTATCGGTTTGAAAACATCAGGTACATTCATGCCGGTCTTAATCGCCGTGGCCTTTGTTCAAACCCAGCTTTTGCCTGGCATTGCCGGATTTCTGCTGATTGTCGGAACCGGGCTCATCATCCGAAGCTACTTATCCCGGCTTAATCTACTGCTGGTATCGCGAATTTCCGCCGTCATCATTGCGGTGATCCTGATGATCGCTTTATTCACCGTGCTATCTTTCCGGCTGGGAATTTCTGAAGGGCTGACAATTACCTTCTTCCCGATGATTATTTTGTCCTGGACGATCGAACGGATGTCCATTTTATGGGAAGAGGATGGCGCGAAAGAAGTCGTTCTGCAGGGGGGTGGTTCACTGTTTACCGCAATTCTGGTGTATCTGGGAATGACGAATTCCTACATTCAGCACCTGACGTTTAACTTCATCGGTATCCAGTTCATTATTCTGGCTGTCATTCTGCTGCTTGGTACTTATACCGGTTATCGGCTGACAGAGCTGAAACGCTTCAAGCCACTGGCGGAGGAGATATGA
- a CDS encoding ATP-dependent zinc protease family protein, with amino-acid sequence MLKRLALMMAISALTGCSSVKEDNFHKETLSAIKNAELSISQRLTNLELQSSHQAKYIDGLETEINSLKHQMTRLNQHMYQIRKKDKSEQKAASDIQQETEYPPVQDVPANKIILGRVEHVTIDSIQQTFNARVDTGAATSSLNAANIEEFERNGKKWVRFHLSEKTADSLKNHWIEAPVIRYVKIRQSTNNEAERRAVVSLWVSVGKIHERTEFTLANRSHMSHPVLLGREFIRDIALVDVSRKFIHTPNSKSSKNKS; translated from the coding sequence ATGTTGAAAAGGCTTGCACTGATGATGGCAATTTCTGCGCTCACCGGGTGTTCTTCTGTCAAAGAAGACAATTTTCATAAGGAAACACTTTCCGCGATAAAAAATGCTGAGCTGAGTATTTCTCAACGCCTGACAAATCTGGAGCTGCAATCAAGCCATCAGGCCAAATATATTGATGGCTTAGAAACAGAAATAAACTCGCTGAAGCACCAGATGACCCGGCTGAATCAGCACATGTATCAAATCAGAAAAAAGGATAAATCTGAGCAAAAAGCGGCCTCTGATATTCAGCAGGAAACCGAATATCCGCCGGTTCAGGACGTTCCTGCCAATAAAATTATTTTGGGCCGGGTTGAACATGTCACCATCGATTCGATTCAGCAAACCTTCAATGCCCGTGTCGATACAGGTGCCGCGACCTCATCGCTAAATGCCGCGAATATTGAAGAGTTTGAAAGAAACGGCAAAAAATGGGTTCGGTTTCATTTGTCAGAAAAAACGGCTGATTCATTAAAAAATCACTGGATAGAAGCGCCGGTCATCCGGTACGTGAAAATTCGCCAGTCAACCAATAATGAAGCGGAGCGGCGCGCCGTCGTTAGTTTGTGGGTCAGTGTCGGCAAGATACATGAGCGAACCGAATTTACCCTGGCCAATCGCTCACACATGAGCCATCCGGTTCTGCTGGGACGGGAATTCATCCGGGATATTGCCTTGGTTGATGTCAGCCGCAAATTCATCCATACACCCAACAGTAAAAGCAGTAAGAATAAATCATGA